DNA sequence from the Malus sylvestris chromosome 10, drMalSylv7.2, whole genome shotgun sequence genome:
TCATCTACTAGTTTTGTGGAGTGTGCGAAACCGACCATTCGATGCGCTTCAACTTTTGTGGCTACAAATAATCCAATATGCAGCTTTCACTTTCATTCTTGCTCTCTCTATACACTGTTAAGATTACTAATATCACCGACGCTCTGGACTCTCTCGATCTCTCCTCTTTCCCTCGTCTTTCCCTGTAGGGTAATCTACTGTACGTAGGGCCCCCTGTCCAAATGTTGATCGATGAAATTGGTTGGCGTCATCGTGACAATTCAATGAATTATTACCTAATTaccttcataaaaaaaatatgtttttttaaagAGAGATACTATTTCCCCAATTGGGAAATATGAGTCAAAGCAATAACAAGAATATTTCTACTGGAACATCTTTTACAATCCCTGGAAAGAGAGTTCACTAAAACCAACTCTAATGGTGGGCTAAAAgtcaaattaccccccaaaatTTCCCCCCAAACCCACTCCAACCCAAGGGGAAAATTTGGGCTAAATGCTAAATGCTAAACCAATGCCAGATTCCCCCCGAAATTTAGCCCAgaaatcggaatttaaatttttcaatatttatcggaatttaaatttttttagattaaaatgttcataaaattaatttacgatagtctacatattgatttaaaaaaaatatttaacaaaaaaattagcctaagttcattctttaataatctcatgctaaaattttaagctCGAACGGTTGAAGTAGAAAAGccatttctgggctaaaagctaaattttccgggctatagcccaaccattggagatggtctaatagCCCGAGGGATAAGTAATTCCCAATGATTACTATCTTATTTgtcaaagaaaaatagaataCGTCTGCTAAATTTACAATCATCACTTATGAACGAAGGGAAAGATCTAGAACTAGACGGGGCAAGTTATGGATAAGAATGTCCGCCCACATCATTCGTGCAATCTCTCACAAGAAAGGGATTCCCTGTATTGGAGGTGTGATCAGTGTGGAGCTGGTCGGTAACCAAATACGGGGGATCTCCTTTACTGCAAGACGAGGACAAGATGTTGGTGGCAATTACCAAACATATGTGGCATGCCATCAGTTCCAGTACTATCTACCGCAAGATATTAGTACAAGCAAATAGCTTGGTCGCACACTTCAGGCACCCACCATAATGAGATTCAAATGCGCATTTTAAACCTAAGGCTTGGTAAGTTATCCAAAAAGAAGGGGCAAGAGCACACAAATTAAGAGGAAGAAACTATGCTTCCCTATTCAGATATTGCTAAAGTAATATAGAGAGTACATCACCTTAGGTAAGTTCCTCTCTCCACATCCTGTGTGTGTTGTGAATCTTGTCGTATTAATACATCAGCAAGTTACAAAGTCTATTTTCAAGGTACTTCTGAATTCTGATTATCCCTTCTCAACACGTTAACAGTTTCCCGCTTTAAACAATAAAAACAGAATGCAAAGTAATATTGTACCATCGCCTTACCTTGGGATCATAGCTTTTTTAACACTGAATGTACTCTCAATTCCACAAAGCATGTTGCAGTTGCATTTGTTACCAATACAATACACATGATCAACTGCTTTAAATTAGCCAGTAGGGGAAAATGTCAGATCCATAGCTACTCCTCCACATTCTGGCATATTTCTAACCTCATTGAGAATCCTTGTGAGTTGTGTTGTCAATTCCCTGCGAACATAATCAGAACGCTCCTTTGTAATTGATGACTCTGTAAACAGGGTTTCAGTGAGGCATTGATAATCTTGAATCCATTCATCATCACTAGTCCCGGCAATGTGGTCATTGTAAAAATCAAGAGAGCCTTCTTTCCGCCATCTGTTTAAACAGTATTTGTCAGGGAGCTGAAAGTAGTTCTTTACCACATATATACGCAGAGAATGTCTGCATAACAATCCTGAAGATTCAAACTCTTTACAGGAACAGTGAATCTGTTCCTCTTCTGGTATCCATATCACAAGACGCTCTCCATCAATCTTCTTAAAGTGCTGCACAAGATATGACCCATTGGCCATTTCAGACACTGCATATTGCATGGCGAGTACAAGTTCCTGCTGCAAAGCATTGAAGGCAAATGGCGTCAAAATACTCCTCGCATGCTCCTCCATGGGAATGCTTGTTTTAATATGCATATACTGCACATCTCGATGGGCCTGACTTTGAAAATTGGCAGAAATACCAACCTGCAAGGGTTCAAGCATAAGAAACCAATATCAATTGAAGAACTATAAGCATATACCAAAGGCAAACGTTACCAACCAATGTACCTGCTCGAAAAAGCTACGCAAACATGTTTGTGCACTGAAAACTCCTTTCAAAAATGCATCTACAGATTTTGAATATGTTGCCGTTGCCATACAAGCAAGAAAGTAACCCCTAATATAGGATTGAGCCCAGGAATCCCGGACTGAATAAAGTAAAGCAATATGCTTATCAGTAGTAAGCCCAAACACTGAAATCATTTGATTCCACTGAAGCTCAAAATCCTCTGTACTCTCCAGCCGATATAACACATCAAACTCAGATTTAAATTCTACATAGCGTGGTCCAAGTGAAACAGAGAACCAGCTAGATACCTTGGGAAGAATATTCCAAAGGGAAATGACATGCTTAGTGCCCGGTAATTCACTTCTTATTGCATCTCTAAGCCCAGGATCGAGATCAGTTAGAATTGTTTGTGGGAATCTCCCTCTCATGAAACGCACAAAAGTCTatatgaaagaagaaaaaatcatTGTAAGTGGACAGATACAAAGACAcagctaataaaaaaaatcaatatagtAGGTGTATTGGATGGTAACCTGTAAAGCCCATGAGAAGGAACGAGGTGTTTCATCTTGTAAAAGAACACAACCAAAGAAAATGGTCCTTCCATGATTGTCAATGCCAAGCCATGCTCCAAAAAGCATGCCATATGTGATTGATTGATATGAAGTGTCAAAATAAACTGCATCACCAAACATAGTGTATGCATGGACTGAATCACCATACGACCATGCAATGTGTTCAACCTTATCATTCTCATCAACTGTAAAATCATAAACGAAATCTTCGTCTGCTTCTTTTGTTCCCTTGCATGCCTCAAGAAGTTCCAATGTATCGTTCTCCCGTTTTTCAGTGAGCAAAGCATCATTTTCTTGAACAACCTTTTTACGGTTTTGGACAAAATTTCTAACATCCCGCTCTAAGAAGGGTAACTGTCCACCTTGAATCCCCTTTTCCAACTCCAACACCTTCACTATACGATGTATGGGAAACCCAGCTTTAGAAAGTAACAGTATCCGCTCTTGATCCGCCTCATGGATTTTACGATAGGCAGGAAGGAGCCGCACTTGGTCATCTTCCAAAAGTTCATGGTTATGGACATTACTGAATTGCACGACAAACCATTGAGAAAACCCATCAACGACCTCCTTGGACAAATACATTTTTGCATCGCATCCACACCGAACTGACTTCCTATCCCTATGGTGTTCCCCTGTAGGCTTCTTCTTCATGGGTGCAAACCCCGACCGATAACAAACGAAGTCACGCTTATAAATACCCAACTGTGGGCTAAGTCGAGAGCGCTCTTTCCTAATTGAGAAACCGTTTTTCCTAGCGAAATTGCCATAATACTCAAACGCATCATCGTCACTCTTAAACACCATTCCAACATAGGGGGAAACCATAGCCTCTGATGTCGTACTATCATTCTTAACCAATTGGGATGCTATGGATGATGCCTCTTCAGAGTCTCCCTCATATGTCACATAGCATTTCCAGTCCCCACAGGGGCATTGCTGCCGCCGAATCCATATGTTTTTCGATGGGACAGAAGTCATTGATTAGTATTTACACTTCAAAATCAACTCCCACTCCAAGACTCAACCTTTAGCTACTCTAATAATCTTCTTGACCACGAAAGCTAGCTCGCAGTATAACCACAAACcctttaacaaaataaaaaattgaaagaaataagaaatgGGTTGTTCTAAATGTTCAGAATGCAAAGAAAAACAATATATGCAACAAAATGGCAGAGAGAGCGGAAAGGGGGTTTAACATAACAGATTGGAGAAAGCAAATCAGAcccagaaaacaaaaaagataacATTTTTAGAAATATATCGAATAGAATAAAAGAGCAAGGACGGAAGGGGACGTACCAGTGAAAGAATGACTATGAGTGAGGGAAGGATGTGCTAAAACCCTTGTTCCGTCTTCTGCTTCTTCCTCCTCCGCATCCGACTGGACTGACCGAGTGTCCCTGTCcttttacctttttcgtctTTCCCCTCCGATACAAGTAAAATTAAATGGGTCGGGCCTGTTAATGGGCTAGTGTTATGTTAGCCCACACTGTTGGGCATACTCTGAATTCGACAGCATTCGGGCTTCAGCCCTTCATTTGTTTTCTGACGGCTTCTGTAACAGTTAAAATACCTTTTTTgggcaattttgtaaaaaatatttagaaaagGTGATTTATGACGTTTTTGTAGTGTCCAGAATAATCTCTCTTTACctttttagaccatctccaaccgaaggagggttagatggctcgttttagtcaTCTGGTccttcaagaaattaatattttaatgaatagtgcaGGATCATATTtattaccatctccaaccgaggggccagagggccataggccaaacattgctctgtgacaaaaaaccatctccaaccgagggtcaagGAGCTATAGTatggaatgtgaagaattgaaataaatgaGATAAGATAGTATGTAATggtgaaaaatatgtgagaaataaTGCATGAAAacattagaaattaaaaaaaaaaacgtccaTAAAAAAAAGGTGGGCTGggattaaaagaaaaagaaaaatgggttgggacaaaaaaaaatcataaacctAACCCTCAGTTGTAGACAGTTTTCGGACCATTTTCAGCCTTTTGAAcacttcggttggagatgatcttagCTTTGCATAACCATCATCTTTTTTTGTGCTAGAGATCCCACGATTAGGAGTCCTAGATAAATGTGGAGGAGGCGACATTCTCAACATAACTTTTGAAAATTGAGTGATGAGAATTATGCTTATAAGAATTTATAATAACGGAGAATCACTCTTTAGAAATCTCATTGCTCATGAAAAGTATGAACCAGCTAGTGCAAGTAAATTGACATCTTCTTATGCTATATATCACCTTAATAAATCATATTTTATTCCCACAAGGGCGCATAAGGAGCATGTATTAAGGCTATGCTTGGGCTTAAAGCAAGGTTAAGATTGACCGAAATTAAGCGCATGAAATGGAAAGGTTGGAATGAACATGTACTTTCGCACTTGATGAGATGTGAAAAAGTGAGAGTCAAACATGCGGTGCGTCCAAGTGGATTTCAAATGCCACAAATAAGTCGCTTAGCGGTGTAAATCTACCCAGTTGGAAGCACCAGAGCGATTCTTGGTCGCTTCTTTATCACTCTCCTGCCGAAATAGAAAATAATAGTAATGTTCCTTGCATTTCCCTTGCTTGGTCATTGGTAATTGGTAATTTGGTATGATATGTAGAACATCAGCATGCATTTATTTTCTCAGTTTCTACTTTCTGCAGGGTATCCGATCAGTCCGCTTTTCTTTGATTGAGGAAACTACTGGATTAAGATGTTGAGGCTGCCAAGATACTTTTAATCCCCTTTTTCTTCCGTTCAGTGTCATTTAGGTAAGGTAGCAAGTCATTGaattttttacctttttaatgCAGAAAGTCATTTGATTTTAACAACCATAAGAATTTAATTGAATTTTGAACGGACATTTTGTTTGATCGTTGTCCTTCTGTGTTTCAATTCTTATTAAATAATTTGGTTTGGAAAAAAATTATGTCGTTTTCGATTCCCTACTGCAGGTCCTTTGCTTTAGCAGATGAATCTTAACGTAATGCTTTAAATCTGATGGCTACTGATTTTAGCGACGATGTTAAAGAAGCCTTACTTTCTGAAAAGAAAGATCATTCTCAACTCAATACTGAAACAAATGTCGTCCATAGAAGAAGAAATCGCCTTTATAGCATTAGCACTACCCCATGTCCATCATTCAAGAACCGCGTACAACAAAATGAAGCGGAATCTCAATGTCCTGTAGATTCTGGTCCGCTCTATGTAAAACCACAATTCAGTCTAACGCAagtacttttgttgttgattgCATACATTGGTGGAGGCACATTTTGCTTTTTCCTGATGAGGCATCAGATAAAGGGTAAGAAAACGAATGCCATTCTGGACTCCATGTACTTGTGTATAGTCACAATGAGCACTGTTGGTTACGGGGACCTTGTGCCAGATAGCATGTTGGCAAAGCTAGTTGCATGCGTTTATGTGTTCATCGGCATGGCCCTTGTTGGCATAATTCTTGGCAAGGCAGCAGATTACCTTGTAGAGAAGCAGGAAATCCTTTTGGTTAGAGCTATACATTTTCGCGAAAAATTTGGGCCACCGGAGCTTCTTAAGGAGGTTGAGACCGAAAAAGTCAAGTTCAAATGTATTACTGTCGGAATCCTTCTTTTGATTCTTATTATAGTAGGTACTGTCTTCTTATGTCTAGTTGAGAATCTGGAAGTTACGGATGCTCTCTATTGCGTTTGTTCCACTATAACTACACTAGGCTATGGGGACGAGAGTTTCTCAACGGGAGCTGGTCGTATTTTCGCTGTTTTTTGGATACTGAGCAGCACCATTTGTTTAGCACAGTTCTTTCTCTACCTTGCTGAACTATACACTGAAAGAAGGCAAAGATCACTTGTGAAGTGGGTTCTTACGAGGAGATTAACACCCTCGGATCTTGAGGAAGCAGATCTTGATCATGATAAAGTCGTTAGGTACGAATATAAATTACAATCCTCGTCCATGCTTTATCTTATTGTTTGTAAATAATTAAGATATTTCAATTCTCATGCGGCTGGCTTGTTGAATTCATTTATGTATCAGTGCGGCAGAGTTTATCGTATATAAGCTAAAGGAGATGGGGAAGATCAACCAGGAAGATATTGCACTGGTGATGGAAGCGTTCAACAAACTTGACATTGATCATTCAGGAACTTTGACGGCATCTGATTTAATATCAATACCATCTCAACCAACAACTTAAAGTTTAAAAGTTGATACGTCTGAACTCTTTTATGCATTGCAAACTGAATCCATTTATCAATGGAACTTGCAAAATGAGAGTCTGTACAAAGCAAGCTCGGAATCGTTCGATGACATATCTACATTTTTTTCAGGCATTCTACAGTAGTTTAGCTTTGATCCGTATATTTACTCTTGGTACCCTCACTTATCGGTTGAACGAGTTTTACGTCCGCACAAACGTATATGACCAAAAACACAAATTTTGGGTCTGTGGGACTGAGCGTTTTGTACGTGCCATGCACCAGTTTCAAGATAAGATAGGACTGGGCATCTTGGCATTTGTAACATCAGCACGTATGAAACAACATAAATACAACGAACACATACAAGAAACTAGTTTTCCCGATCACATTTGCCTGGAAAATCTGTTATACTATCTGTAAACTGTACAAAAACCATGACGCCAGAGGGAagataaaaacccaaaatcctAGCATTCAAAAATGGTGCACCTCTGGAATGATGGCCAAACAAGGCTGCCATTTTGGAGGCTCCAACCCAAACCTCCCTGACAATCGAACACCATTTTCTTTCGACCGAAGCTTGTTCGCACTCTTCAACAACAACTTCAACTCTTCCCTAGTCACCACGATCTTAATCTTCTTTCCTTTGCATCCTTCTTGGCGGACTAGTTTTGAAGGAACCAGGGCCTTTCCGAGGAGAATTGCAATGTCTGGCACGAGATGGTAAACCTCAACGGGGTCTAGCTTGGTGTCGGGTGCCAATGGCATATGCGGTTGGGCCAGCTTGTAGCCAGTGTGAGGGCTGGATGCGATTGCTTGGACTGGTGTTGAGGATTTGAATTTGTGTTGTCCACCCTCACGGATTACTACTTTAATCTTCTCGTGGGGCGGGTGGGACATAAAATTTATGCAGTTTCCCATTGTTTGGTTTGACTTGGCAGAGAGAAATGCAAATTATGGATTAGGAATTTCGGGCTCTCGCGAATTTATAGTGTGTGGCTTTGATCAATTTTCACGTGGGAGGAAGTTCGACGTGCAAGCCATGACACTGCTTCTTTAGTTATGATATATTATCTAAGTACCTCCAAGTCAATGGTCTGTGGAGATTGTTCATTGCACCACAGCCACAACATGAAGTTTATATTCAAAGTATCCGATGTCAACTCCAAAAAACAATGTTGAACTTAACtatatgttttatgtatttgttaaacaaatgttgttgatgcacaaaaccggaggggtcttggaacaacgtaaatctgaccgtaaatttgcaagaaagtaaataacacaagatgtatcgtggttcaccccaatatttgggctacgtccatactgatattgtatttctctaagaggattgtgagggagagagtctctgtatgtgaggatgagagctcctctgtttgtgagggtgagTGTGAGGCCTCCcttattgtgagggtgaggtgtcccttttatagactaagagctcctcacttattacatatttgccccttcatttattacataattacatttgagttccccgagtatttatacgaggtctaaatacggacgccctaaatatggtacaaacaaatgtcAATGAGGCCTCGAATCGAATTACACAGGAAGCCTGAGTCAGCTAGCCACAATATAATAGCTTCGGCTCTCAATTTCAACCAAAAGAGATGCAGAAGACCAAATGTCTACATGATTCTATCACAAGCAAATAAAATCCCCTGGATCTCGAGAATTATAATAGCGGAAATAAGCCTAAAAAAGTAAGCACCTAAGGTTGCTTCAGTCTGTGACAGTGCCAATTGGCCTTTCCTATAGCCTGGATGGAAACAGAAGTTACAACAATACACTTGTTTTGTACCTCCTGTCATTCTCATGTTGCAATAAGGAATTTTCAAAACTTTCGTAGCATACAAAAGGAAACTGGACTTTTTCACTTATTCGATTTCTTAAAACTCATTCAGCTATGATCTAACCGATGATGTTATTCAAATCACATCTCACATATAGACGCATTACTACTGAGTACGATGCAAGATTTCTAAGAACTTCACTAACTTTATAAGACTAATGAAAGAAGATTTCATAGTTGAATTCTAATGGTACAAAACGGTTCTCTACGCCTAGAGAGAATTCAAAAAACATATAAGTAGAGAACTGAGAAGCAGCAAATACCAGTTTCACATTACATTTTCAGTGTGATGAGCTTTTTTAGTAAACTAAATAGCCTAACATCTAAGCAGTAACTAACTCAGATGAACTTCTAGATTCTAACCATGACATGACTGCAACCCTTGTTGTCAAAAACCATCCAGCCTTGTCTGAGGCCTCATGGAATGGAGCATTCAATTCCTTCAAATGCGACCCAAATACACTCGCCAGACCTTTGTCTGAATACTTATGTTTTCCATGTCCAGTATTAATTCCAAGCAACGGCGGAAGTTCCTCACTAGATTCCAATACCCAAGACAGGTCATTGATCCAAATATGTAATGCAGTCAGAGCTGCCCCAAGAGAGAGGCCCTTGAGATACAGAGACCACTGGGTCTGAGAGCTTGACTGTAAGCCTATGTATATCCGAAGTGTGATCCCCAAGTCTAGTAGCTCACAGGCTCTCTCCAAGAGATTGAGGTTCACACAAAGATCAATCAGGCAATTGCAGTAAGCCTTCTTTACATCCAAACCAATTGAGTTAAAAAGTTGTGATGCTTCGTTCTTGAACTTTTCACTACTGTCTTGCTTTTCCACCAAAAGTCTTACCACATACCATAGTTTTTCATCAGCCCTCTCAATGCAGTTCGCAAGCTTGCAAAGTTCTTCCTTTGGTGTTTGAGTCATCACATTCAGGAAACAACCACATAAACGCTCATCTGGTGTTATACCCAATTCTAGGAGTTGATTGAATATCCTGACAACGTCATCAGTGCGTTTTGCCTTACCGTAGCATTGGATAAGTGATGTCAAAATAAAGATATTTTGCTCAAAACCAGCTTCCAACATCTCATTCAATGTAGCTTCTGCTTCTGTAACTTTCCCACTACAGGAATATATGGTAATCATGGACGAAAATGACCAACTGTCAGGCTTCAGTGTTTCAGAAGTCTTCATTTCTTCAAAAATCTCAACGGCTTCGTTGGTGTAACCAACATCAGCACACATAGCTAAAAGGGTGTTATAGAGAATTACATTTAACTCCAGTCCCTTTTCCTTCATCTCTTTATAAACATTAAGAGCATCATCACTGTAGCGAGCTCTACCATAGGCCCTTAAAAGACTTGCATAGGTTACCCAATTTGGTGAAAGCTCCTTGCTGATCACTCTCGGTAAATTTTCTTGGCCTGCCAAGGCTTCCTAGCTCTTCCCATAGCATCCAACAAAGTGTTATAAATAACCAAGTTTGGCTTAGCCCCTATAGCTTTCATTTCCTCATAAACATTCAAGCACCCATCAAAATTCCCCGATTGCCCGTGAATTTTGATTAATGTAGAAAACGCCACTGGATCAATGCGCCACTTCTCAGTCCTGGCCCGGTCGTACAAACTGAAAGCCATTTCAACCTTACCAGCACGTCCATAGGCGTCGATCATAGCCGAATAGGTAACATCATCTGGATTACACCCAAAACAGGGCATATTCTCAAACTACTCCACAGCCTTCTTAGGCAAAGAACACATCCTAGAGCAACTAATCATAGTCGAAAAAATAACATTATCGGGTTTAACACCTCTCTGGAGTATTTTGTCGAACAACTTCTCTGCTCTCTCCATATCCCTACCCTTCCTACACACTTTCAAAGTCACATTATACAAAATCACCTCCCGCTTCGGTTTACTCTGCTGAAAGTAGTTAAGCGCAAGCAAAGCATTTTCCGGATTGTTCATGTTATTCAGAACCACCACAGCGTCTTGTTCCAGAAAATTATCCCCTAAATCTTTTAAAGCTTCGAAAACATCACTTTCAATCGCAGTGCAAGAGTTCAAATACTCAGCTACCTTCACCAAAGAAGCGTACCTGGAATCGTAGGACTTATGCCGCAGCTGTGAAGCTCTGGGGCTGCTGGGATTGACCCAGATATAGCTTTTCGACAAAGACTCGGAATTTCCATCTGGGCTCTGAATATTTCCAATTTCTGGAGCTTTGGAGTTCTGGGCTTCTTCTGCAACTGGGTCTTGCAAAGAAACATGGTGTATTTGCAGAGAGGTACTTGACTGAAATTGCAGTGAAGGAAAACTGAGTCTGTGGGTGTTAATTGCAGAGCTTTGGAATCGGAAATCagtcggggaagaagaagaagggagagagcgGGATGGAGTTTGGGGGTTGCGGAAGAAAAAAGAAGGTGAAGAGCACAAGTGACAAGCCATTTTCCTCACCCTGTGGGGGATTATGAAAggtgcttttcttttctttgcattCAGAGAGGCAAATTTGTCAGCCTGCAGCGTGGACAAATACCTTTTTGAACTTGTATCGGGCCTGGATGTGATTTTACGGGTTCGGAAGATGTTCGAAGCCCAACTTAGATTCCCAAGAGCTTTACGATTAGATAAATAGTTGATTGAAATAGGCATTGTTTTGTATTAAGGAAAATGTTATAACTAAGCTTTTTCATAGCAGTTTTATCATATCAATCAATTCTCGAACAAACAAAAGGAGAATGGAATGAAAAGCAGGCCCAGGAGAAGTTCTTCCTGCTGGGAACATATTATTGCACACGTATCTAGGTTGTTGctgctgctctctctctctcttgtgtTGACATTTGGAAGGGTTGCGGGATCAAGGATTTGTTTAGTTTAGTGCAATGTCAAAGAAAcgaaaattgtaaacaaaatttacaaactaaatgatgtgtcactaataagaaatTAACACATTTATAatcacttaagtaataatccaatcattaatTTTGATGTCATTTACTTTACAAAATTTggctacaaatttagtcttcctagcattactttTTAGTTTATGGTAGAATCTAACGATTTGGGGACTGAAAATAATGATATAGTTGAGCATTGTTAGACAAGGATTGGTCGCTAAATTTCATTCTTTAGTTTACTCATATGAGCCATGGCAGGCCAAGGGTTTGCTTCTAGGTGGGAAATTTATGTGAATTGGaacacattatcttgatcaactAGTGTAACTCATATAAGTCCCGGGAAGCCAAGAGATTGCTTCTGGGTGGGTCTTTatttaggaaaattaatgaaaatggcttcaaaactttgagttttaaccaaaaccacctactaactttatttaatgataaggacaagagagagagaaaaacctAACACTAATCGGAGGGTCGAAAGTTGAGAAATGGAGAAAGCATTGAAAATCTATGCGGAAGTTCTGAGATTGGTGAGGAGGTTGAAGAAAATCCCCTCTCGACAGATCGGAAAAGTAATAGGGAAGGAAGGGTGTCGAATCCAGAAGATTCGCGAAGAGACCAAGGCCAATATCAAAATCACCGACGCCATTGCTGTGTGTAGCACTCTCTCGGTTTTGTTTCGTTAGGGTTTTGTCGGTTGGGTTTTTCGATTTATTTTGTTGCTTTTTTTGCAGAGACACGAGGAACGTGGGATTATTATAAG
Encoded proteins:
- the LOC126585230 gene encoding two-pore potassium channel 1-like codes for the protein MATDFSDDVKEALLSEKKDHSQLNTETNVVHRRRNRLYSISTTPCPSFKNRVQQNEAESQCPVDSGPLYVKPQFSLTQVLLLLIAYIGGGTFCFFLMRHQIKGKKTNAILDSMYLCIVTMSTVGYGDLVPDSMLAKLVACVYVFIGMALVGIILGKAADYLVEKQEILLVRAIHFREKFGPPELLKEVETEKVKFKCITVGILLLILIIVGTVFLCLVENLEVTDALYCVCSTITTLGYGDESFSTGAGRIFAVFWILSSTICLAQFFLYLAELYTERRQRSLVKWVLTRRLTPSDLEEADLDHDKVVSAAEFIVYKLKEMGKINQEDIALVMEAFNKLDIDHSGTLTASDLISIPSQPTT
- the LOC126587641 gene encoding putative protein FAR1-RELATED SEQUENCE 10 isoform X1; this encodes MTSVPSKNIWIRRQQCPCGDWKCYVTYEGDSEEASSIASQLVKNDSTTSEAMVSPYVGMVFKSDDDAFEYYGNFARKNGFSIRKERSRLSPQLGIYKRDFVCYRSGFAPMKKKPTGEHHRDRKSVRCGCDAKMYLSKEVVDGFSQWFVVQFSNVHNHELLEDDQVRLLPAYRKIHEADQERILLLSKAGFPIHRIVKVLELEKGIQGGQLPFLERDVRNFVQNRKKVVQENDALLTEKRENDTLELLEACKGTKEADEDFVYDFTVDENDKVEHIAWSYGDSVHAYTMFGDAVYFDTSYQSITYGMLFGAWLGIDNHGRTIFFGCVLLQDETPRSFSWALQTFVRFMRGRFPQTILTDLDPGLRDAIRSELPGTKHVISLWNILPKVSSWFSVSLGPRYVEFKSEFDVLYRLESTEDFELQWNQMISVFGLTTDKHIALLYSVRDSWAQSYIRGYFLACMATATYSKSVDAFLKGVFSAQTCLRSFFEQVGISANFQSQAHRDVQYMHIKTSIPMEEHARSILTPFAFNALQQELVLAMQYAVSEMANGSYLVQHFKKIDGERLVIWIPEEEQIHCSCKEFESSGLLCRHSLRIYVVKNYFQLPDKYCLNRWRKEGSLDFYNDHIAGTSDDEWIQDYQCLTETLFTESSITKERSDYVRRELTTQLTRILNEVRNMPECGGVAMDLTFSPTG
- the LOC126587641 gene encoding putative protein FAR1-RELATED SEQUENCE 10 isoform X2, producing MTSVPSKNIWIRRQQCPCGDWKCYVTYEGDSEEASSIASQLVKNDSTTSEAMVSPYVGMVFKSDDDAFEYYGNFARKNGFSIRKERSRLSPQLGIYKRDFVCYRSGFAPMKKKPTGEHHRDRKSVRCGCDAKMYLSKEVVDGFSQWFVVQFSNVHNHELLEDDQVRLLPAYRKIHEADQERILLLSKAGFPIHRIVKVLELEKGIQGGQLPFLERDVRNFVQNRKKVVQENDALLTEKRENDTLELLEACKGTKEADEDFVYDFTVDENDKVEHIAWSYGDSVHAYTMFGDAVYFDTSYQSITYGMLFGAWLGIDNHGRTIFFGCVLLQDETPRSFSWALQTFVRFMRGRFPQTILTDLDPGLRDAIRSELPGTKHVISLWNILPKVGISANFQSQAHRDVQYMHIKTSIPMEEHARSILTPFAFNALQQELVLAMQYAVSEMANGSYLVQHFKKIDGERLVIWIPEEEQIHCSCKEFESSGLLCRHSLRIYVVKNYFQLPDKYCLNRWRKEGSLDFYNDHIAGTSDDEWIQDYQCLTETLFTESSITKERSDYVRRELTTQLTRILNEVRNMPECGGVAMDLTFSPTG